The Candidatus Zixiibacteriota bacterium genomic interval GGCCGGCCGCGTGAGGCGGTGCCGGCAACGTACAGCATCGCGAGCGTCAGGACGACAGCGGTTATGATCCGGGCGATGGGCATGCGGATTACGAGGCGGACGCGCCGGCCTGCATTTTGAGCCGCGCCTCCTGATCATGCTGCTTGAGGGGTTCGATGAGGGCGTCGACATTTCCCGCCAGAATGTCGTCGAGGCGATACAGGGTCAGATTGATGCGGTGATCGGTCACCCGCCCCTGCGGGAAGTTGTAGGTGCGGATTTTGGCGGAGCGATCTCCGGTCGACACCATCAGGCGCCGTTCGTCGGTCAGTTTCTTCTGTTGCTCTTCAATCGCCTGATCGTATAGTCGGGCTCGAAGCACTTTCAGCGCCTTGACTTTGTTTTTGAGCTGTGACTTCTCGTCCTGACAGGTCACCACGAGTCCGGTGGGAATGTGGGTGACGCGTACGGCCGAGTCGGTGGTGTTGACGGACTGGCCGCCCGGCCCGGTCGAGCGGTAGACATCGATCCGGAGATCTTTCTCCGCGATTTCGATATCGACTTCCTCGGCTTCGGGGAAGACGGCGACGGTCGCGGCGGACGTGTGTATGCGTCCCTGGGTTTCGGTGACGGGGACCCGTTGCACGCGGTGCACGCCCGATTCGTATTTCATGGTGCCGTAGGCGGCGTCGCCGGCCAGTGAGAAGATGATTTCCTTGAACCCGCCCATCTCGGCCGGGCTGGAGTTCAGAATCTCCAGTTTCCAGCCTTTGTAATCGGCGTAGCGCTGGTACATACGGAAGATGTCCCCGGCGAACAGCCCGGCCTCATCGCCGCCGGTGCCGGCGCGCACTTCCACCACCGCCGGCTTGTCGTCGGTCGGGTCGCGCGGCAGCACTTTGAGGCGGAACTCGCGCTCGATCTCTTCGATCTCGCCTTCGTACTTTTCCAGTTCTTCTTCGGCCATGGTGACCAGTTCGTCGTCTTCGCGGGCGCTGATAATCTCGCGCGCTTCGTCGATAGCGGTCAACATCGCCCGGTACCGCCGGCCGACCTCGAGCACGTCCATCAAGTGTGAACGTTCCCGGTTCAACACGGCCAGTTTCCGGTGGTCCGACAGATTGACGGGATCGGAGAGGGCCTGGTCCAGATCGACGAGCTTCCGTTCAAGGTTTTTCAGTATGTCCAGCATATGGTTTTTCCATAGGGTTAACGAAGATGACCGGGGCTATGATAACGGAGAAAGCCGCTTGAGGCAAGTGTTGCTAGCTGACAGGGGTGCGACGGCATTCGAGGCGGGATTCGGTAACGCCGAGGGCGGCCTCGAGGGCCACAATCCCGACTTCCAGCTGCTCGCGCGACGGCTCTTTGGTGGTGATTTTCTGGAGCCAGAGACCGGGTGCGATCAGCAGCCTGGTGACCACGTTGTCGCGCGTCTTGCCGGAGAGCTTCAGCAATTCGAATGACGTGCCGGCGACCACCGGCAGGAGTGCGAAATGGATACCAAACCGCGTAAACAGGGTCGGCGGATGGCCGGTCCACACGGCGTACAGCGTGTCGGATATGGCGTAGACGATAACGGCCAGCAGGGCGACGATGAGGATAAAGGACGTCCCGCAGCGTGGATGGAACCGGGTGTGGCGGGCCACTCGTTCGGGGACCAGATCGTCGCCCATTTCGTAGGCGTAAATCGACTTGTGCTCCGCGCCGTGATATTGGAAAATCCGTTTGAACTCGCCGAACAACGAGATCACCCATACGTATGCGACGAACATGGTGAGTCGGATAGCGCCGGCCACGAGGTTGAACTCGACCGCTTCCTTGCGGATA includes:
- the prfA gene encoding peptide chain release factor 1 — its product is MLDILKNLERKLVDLDQALSDPVNLSDHRKLAVLNRERSHLMDVLEVGRRYRAMLTAIDEAREIISAREDDELVTMAEEELEKYEGEIEEIEREFRLKVLPRDPTDDKPAVVEVRAGTGGDEAGLFAGDIFRMYQRYADYKGWKLEILNSSPAEMGGFKEIIFSLAGDAAYGTMKYESGVHRVQRVPVTETQGRIHTSAATVAVFPEAEEVDIEIAEKDLRIDVYRSTGPGGQSVNTTDSAVRVTHIPTGLVVTCQDEKSQLKNKVKALKVLRARLYDQAIEEQQKKLTDERRLMVSTGDRSAKIRTYNFPQGRVTDHRINLTLYRLDDILAGNVDALIEPLKQHDQEARLKMQAGASAS
- a CDS encoding DUF1385 domain-containing protein, with the translated sequence MPDLNVGGQAVIEGVMMRSRDRIATAVRVPSGEILVKTEEYKSLASRHKVLNIPVLRGAVAFVEMLVIGIRTLNFSADIAVKEAEKEEAVRKGQQIAAPKQNALYLGLTAVFALTLGIGVFFLVPLAITDVLNIRKEAVEFNLVAGAIRLTMFVAYVWVISLFGEFKRIFQYHGAEHKSIYAYEMGDDLVPERVARHTRFHPRCGTSFILIVALLAVIVYAISDTLYAVWTGHPPTLFTRFGIHFALLPVVAGTSFELLKLSGKTRDNVVTRLLIAPGLWLQKITTKEPSREQLEVGIVALEAALGVTESRLECRRTPVS